From Bordetella flabilis, the proteins below share one genomic window:
- a CDS encoding TonB-dependent siderophore receptor: MRTAYEPARGAATLARILKPGTVRIALSAWVACVAAAGALHAPGALAQTVPPAAARSFDIPAGSLAQVLSAFGRVADVTVSFRPEDAAGLDSDGLQGNYTVADGLQRLLQGTGLTAVPQPGEGYVVRGPAPVAVNSGTGATASAAGAGVEHAPTATLEAIQVSGDWLGTGLENSVQTFGGARTLVQRQEIVDSGATNVADVLRRVPGVQISGSTSATGSSVGLHVGIRGLNPRNSARTTMLLDGIPMAMAPYGQPNLVMSPVSLGNIESIDVVRGGGAVRYGPQNVGGIINFKTRSIPAANAGLVADASARYNVFSHGGANTQYTTFLGTQMDNGLGVALLYSGMDGEQWRDGSHDRYNDVALKWRYEISPTSEVYGKFAHYDVKSMTPGGLTVDEYRQDPFQNTHPTDYWKGQRDQIDIGYLNTISDTQEFETRIYHYDSSRQSSLINTDLNRNDFQPRNNQVLGIEPRYTQRVEWGSTTHDVTVGYRYIRETGQDRRYSTSLATGNRVGTTQVFDNGTRAHSFYLDDRIAYGNWRVTPGIRYEKIESDREPSGTADDSTFHVRNNKGLPSLNVAYLVNDKLTLYTNYSTSFGAVQYTQLNSMSDANPLKPEIAKTVEAGFRYTGEQTHTELTVFNLRFDNQILSIPGTNPAVFRNLGATTHNGVEFAIDYDFDRAGPLAGLNLYANYTYVRAIQKSGEDEGNDVPFYSRQTGTLGGRYSIRNWAFNVFTTAQSSQYSDTANTGPETPDAMDGRVPGFSVWNAQLSYKIPSWKGSELALGVNNLFDRRYYTRNTDTNGGRMVGAPRMVYVQARLAY, from the coding sequence GTGCGAACGGCCTATGAACCTGCCCGAGGCGCCGCGACATTGGCGCGCATCCTGAAGCCCGGGACGGTGCGCATCGCATTGTCGGCATGGGTGGCCTGCGTCGCGGCGGCGGGGGCGCTACACGCGCCGGGCGCCCTGGCGCAGACCGTGCCGCCCGCGGCCGCACGCAGCTTCGACATTCCCGCCGGATCCCTGGCACAGGTGTTGTCCGCCTTCGGCAGGGTGGCGGATGTGACGGTGTCCTTTCGGCCCGAAGACGCCGCCGGCCTGGACAGCGACGGCCTGCAGGGCAACTACACCGTGGCGGATGGCCTGCAACGGTTGCTGCAAGGTACCGGCCTGACGGCCGTGCCGCAGCCTGGCGAGGGTTACGTCGTGCGCGGTCCTGCGCCGGTAGCGGTGAACAGCGGGACGGGCGCCACGGCTTCGGCCGCGGGCGCAGGCGTCGAACACGCCCCCACCGCCACGCTGGAAGCGATCCAGGTCAGCGGCGATTGGCTGGGCACGGGGCTGGAGAACAGCGTGCAGACCTTCGGCGGCGCGCGCACCCTGGTGCAGCGGCAGGAGATCGTCGACAGCGGTGCGACCAATGTCGCCGATGTGCTGCGCCGCGTTCCCGGCGTGCAGATCAGCGGCAGCACCAGCGCGACCGGCAGTTCGGTGGGCTTGCATGTGGGGATACGCGGCCTGAATCCCCGTAATTCCGCTCGTACCACGATGCTGCTGGACGGCATACCGATGGCCATGGCGCCGTATGGGCAGCCCAATCTCGTCATGTCGCCCGTCAGCCTGGGCAATATCGAGTCGATCGACGTGGTGCGCGGCGGCGGCGCGGTGCGCTACGGCCCGCAGAACGTCGGTGGCATCATCAATTTCAAGACGCGCTCGATCCCCGCCGCGAACGCAGGGCTGGTCGCCGATGCCTCCGCACGCTACAACGTCTTCAGCCACGGCGGCGCCAATACCCAATACACGACCTTCCTCGGCACCCAGATGGACAACGGCCTGGGCGTGGCGCTGCTGTACTCGGGCATGGACGGGGAACAGTGGCGTGACGGCAGCCATGACCGCTATAACGACGTGGCCCTGAAGTGGCGCTACGAGATCAGCCCCACGTCCGAGGTGTATGGGAAGTTCGCCCACTACGACGTGAAGTCGATGACCCCCGGCGGGTTGACGGTGGACGAGTACCGGCAGGATCCGTTCCAGAACACCCACCCCACCGACTACTGGAAGGGCCAGCGTGACCAGATCGACATCGGTTACCTGAACACGATTTCCGATACGCAGGAATTCGAAACGCGCATCTACCACTACGACAGCTCGCGCCAGAGTTCGCTGATCAACACGGACCTGAACCGCAACGATTTCCAGCCGCGCAACAACCAGGTCCTGGGCATCGAACCGCGCTACACCCAGCGGGTGGAGTGGGGGTCGACGACGCACGATGTGACGGTGGGCTATCGCTACATCCGCGAAACGGGGCAGGACAGGCGTTATTCGACGTCGTTGGCGACAGGGAATCGCGTGGGGACCACCCAGGTGTTCGACAACGGCACGCGGGCCCATTCCTTCTACCTGGATGACCGCATCGCCTACGGCAATTGGCGTGTCACGCCGGGCATCCGCTACGAGAAAATCGAGAGCGACCGCGAACCGAGCGGCACGGCGGACGACTCGACTTTCCATGTGCGCAACAACAAGGGCCTGCCATCGCTGAATGTCGCCTACCTAGTCAATGACAAGCTGACGCTGTACACCAACTACAGCACGTCTTTTGGCGCCGTCCAGTACACGCAGTTGAACTCGATGTCCGACGCCAATCCCTTGAAGCCGGAAATCGCCAAGACGGTGGAAGCAGGCTTTCGCTACACGGGCGAGCAGACCCACACCGAGCTGACGGTATTCAACCTGCGCTTCGATAACCAGATCCTGTCGATTCCCGGCACCAATCCGGCGGTCTTCCGCAACCTGGGCGCCACCACCCATAACGGCGTGGAATTCGCCATCGACTACGATTTCGACAGGGCGGGCCCCCTGGCGGGCCTGAACCTGTATGCCAACTACACCTATGTGCGCGCCATCCAGAAATCCGGCGAGGACGAAGGCAACGACGTGCCGTTCTACTCGCGCCAGACCGGCACGCTGGGCGGCCGCTACAGCATCCGCAACTGGGCGTTCAATGTCTTCACCACCGCGCAGAGCAGCCAGTACTCGGACACCGCCAACACCGGCCCGGAGACGCCCGACGCGATGGACGGCCGCGTCCCCGGCTTCAGCGTCTGGAACGCGCAACTGAGCTACAAGATCCCGTCTTGGAAAGGGAGCGAGCTTGCGTTGGGAGTAAACAACCTGTTCGACCGGCGCTATTACACCCGCAACACGGATACCAACGGCGGCCGCATGGTCGGCGCGCCGCGCATGGTCTACGTGCAGGCACGCCTGGCCTATTGA
- a CDS encoding FecR domain-containing protein has protein sequence MPASGSPGRGATGPGAMDPDVIREAARWLVRLHSGEAGPEDHAALERWRRTDPRHELAWQRAECLSREFGAIPPRLGVPVLTRRSGLNRRALIKTLAVLGTALPVGWLVYRDAAWFMGEGAYRTAVGESRDLLLADGSRIQLNTSTDLQVRYSDAARLLQLRRGEIYIQTAADAQAAARPFLVDTAMGRLRALGTRFVVKQVTGDETCLSVLEHRVEVTLRSDGSRRIVDPGKEIRFTAAGFRTPPVARPSTDARAAADPPGWTRGVLQADDMRLDAFLDELSRYRRGVIRCDPDVAALKVSGVFRLADTDHILAVVGQTLPVRVLWHTRYWVTVTTKAT, from the coding sequence ATGCCGGCTAGCGGTTCTCCGGGGCGCGGCGCCACCGGTCCGGGCGCCATGGACCCCGACGTCATACGGGAAGCCGCCCGCTGGCTGGTCCGGCTGCATTCCGGCGAGGCCGGGCCGGAGGACCATGCCGCCCTGGAGCGCTGGCGGCGCACCGATCCTCGCCATGAACTCGCCTGGCAGCGGGCGGAATGCCTGAGCCGGGAGTTTGGCGCCATCCCGCCCCGGCTGGGCGTCCCGGTGCTTACCCGGCGGTCTGGATTGAACCGGCGGGCGCTGATCAAGACACTGGCCGTACTGGGGACGGCGTTGCCGGTCGGATGGCTGGTCTACCGCGATGCGGCCTGGTTCATGGGCGAGGGCGCTTATCGCACCGCGGTCGGGGAGAGCCGCGACCTGCTGCTTGCCGACGGCAGCCGTATCCAGCTCAATACGTCGACCGACCTTCAAGTCCGGTATTCCGACGCCGCGCGCCTGCTGCAGCTGCGGCGCGGCGAGATCTACATACAGACGGCGGCGGATGCCCAGGCCGCCGCGCGGCCATTCCTGGTCGACACGGCCATGGGACGCCTGCGTGCGCTGGGCACGCGCTTCGTCGTCAAGCAGGTGACGGGCGACGAGACCTGTCTGTCGGTGCTGGAGCATCGGGTGGAAGTCACCCTGCGCTCGGATGGTTCGCGCCGGATCGTGGACCCGGGAAAAGAAATCCGCTTCACGGCCGCCGGCTTCAGGACGCCGCCCGTCGCGCGTCCGTCCACCGATGCCCGGGCCGCGGCGGACCCGCCAGGCTGGACACGTGGTGTGCTCCAGGCCGATGACATGCGGCTGGACGCCTTCCTGGACGAACTATCGCGCTATCGGCGTGGCGTCATCCGCTGCGACCCGGACGTGGCGGCGTTGAAGGTGTCAGGCGTTTTCCGGCTTGCCGATACGGACCATATCCTCGCCGTGGTGGGCCAGACGCTGCCGGTCCGGGTGCTGTGGCACACCCGCTATTGGGTCACGGTGACGACCAAGGCCACTTAG
- a CDS encoding sigma-70 family RNA polymerase sigma factor, translating to MSAATLRVLYEDNHDWLCQWLRRRLGCSDEAADLAHDTFLRVLRKPEELPGVREPRAYLTTIARGLLNDHWRRRSLERAWLEAAAALPAEFAVSPEALLSMQQALHRLDRMLANLAPKAREVFVLSQLEGLSYAQIAARLDLCDRTIKRYMAQGFELCLTLME from the coding sequence ATGTCCGCCGCTACGCTTCGAGTTCTCTATGAAGACAACCACGACTGGCTCTGCCAGTGGTTGCGCCGGCGCCTGGGTTGCAGCGACGAAGCGGCGGACCTGGCGCACGATACTTTCCTGCGCGTGCTGCGCAAGCCGGAAGAACTTCCAGGCGTGCGCGAGCCGCGCGCCTACCTGACCACCATCGCGCGCGGCTTGCTGAACGACCATTGGCGGCGCCGCTCGCTGGAACGCGCGTGGCTGGAGGCCGCCGCCGCGCTGCCCGCCGAATTCGCGGTGTCGCCGGAAGCGTTGCTATCGATGCAGCAGGCGCTGCATCGGCTGGACCGCATGCTGGCGAACCTGGCGCCCAAGGCCAGGGAAGTGTTCGTGCTGTCGCAACTGGAAGGCCTGAGCTACGCCCAAATCGCGGCACGCCTGGACCTGTGCGACCGGACCATCAAACGGTACATGGCGCAGGGTTTCGAACTATGCCTGACGCTGATGGAGTAG
- a CDS encoding Bug family tripartite tricarboxylate transporter substrate binding protein, with product MRVRFMTQCSTTTPVLTVVGLPSRPWTTAWRKRVGQLGRAAGRAACGLLLAASAAHAQQAAPSNGLPNGLIKIVVGFAPGGAADLTARTFAEQLSKEGVKEVIVENRPGASSRIANTYVQRAAPDGLTLLLATSPAFTIYPHTYKNLGYDGDKDFRPIALLVDIPTAIVTGADQPYSNMSEYVAWAKQHPGKATLGLAAQGSSGQLGAIALGKAIGVEFAPVVYKGASLMLLDVVSSRVSMGWDAAASMVPLYQGGKIKFLGLSGSERLASLPGVPTAKEQGFPQFEAATSFYAVFAPAGLPDKTAAALERAFLQAARDPGLVKRLQDNGLIVKPMDHAQLAARVRTERAFWAPIAKESGIVFE from the coding sequence ATGCGAGTGCGGTTCATGACGCAATGTTCCACGACCACGCCGGTGTTGACCGTCGTGGGACTTCCATCCCGTCCATGGACGACGGCCTGGCGCAAGCGCGTCGGGCAGCTCGGGCGCGCGGCGGGGCGAGCCGCCTGCGGCCTGCTGCTCGCAGCGTCCGCCGCGCATGCGCAGCAGGCCGCTCCTTCCAACGGGCTGCCTAATGGACTGATCAAGATCGTAGTGGGGTTCGCGCCGGGTGGCGCCGCCGACCTGACGGCTCGCACGTTTGCCGAGCAATTGTCCAAAGAAGGCGTGAAGGAAGTCATCGTCGAGAACCGCCCGGGGGCTTCCAGCCGGATCGCCAATACCTATGTACAACGTGCGGCGCCGGATGGCCTGACCTTGCTGCTCGCCACCTCGCCCGCCTTCACGATCTATCCGCACACCTACAAGAACCTGGGCTACGACGGCGACAAGGACTTCCGTCCGATCGCGCTGCTGGTCGATATCCCGACCGCCATCGTGACCGGCGCGGACCAGCCGTACAGCAATATGAGCGAATATGTCGCCTGGGCGAAGCAGCATCCCGGCAAGGCCACGCTCGGCCTGGCGGCGCAAGGCAGTTCCGGCCAACTGGGCGCGATCGCGCTGGGCAAGGCGATTGGCGTGGAATTCGCCCCGGTCGTCTACAAGGGCGCGTCCCTCATGCTGCTGGACGTGGTCAGCTCGCGCGTCTCCATGGGCTGGGATGCGGCGGCGAGCATGGTGCCGCTGTACCAGGGCGGCAAGATCAAGTTCCTGGGATTGAGCGGCTCGGAGCGGCTGGCCTCGCTGCCCGGCGTGCCGACCGCCAAGGAGCAGGGCTTCCCGCAGTTCGAAGCGGCCACCAGCTTCTATGCGGTATTCGCGCCTGCCGGCCTGCCGGACAAGACCGCCGCGGCACTGGAGCGTGCTTTCCTGCAGGCCGCCCGGGATCCGGGCCTGGTGAAAAGGCTGCAGGATAACGGCTTGATCGTGAAACCCATGGATCATGCGCAGTTGGCGGCTCGCGTCCGTACCGAGCGTGCGTTCTGGGCGCCCATCGCAAAGGAATCCGGCATTGTGTTCGAGTGA
- a CDS encoding amidase has product MNDLSYLSAVELGKLIRGKELSPVEVTRATLDRAERLQQSLNCFITLCGDEAMAAARAAEREIMAGHYRGPLHGVPYAAKDLVDTAGIRTTYGTVVYKDHVPEQDAVAVSRLKQAGAILFGKTTTPEFGSQSITRSPLFGDTRNAWSAERSSGGSSGGAAVAVACGIGAIGIATDGGGSTRIPASANGVVGLKQSLGVVPHSQALDAYGNQTYVTPMSRTVMDTVLMLDAMAGEHGCDPWSMTRGAASLHDNETAPSFQGSRIKYCLAPRGKLVEPAVEQAFHAALDIMADAGARIEAFEAGDEFDVEPIWRTINHTVWRTRFGKLVQERPADFSATFIRQIESAGEYTAADYQEAMFSRTRLFRHVERLLGDADVLVTPTLLRPALPLDQDLFSPFEIAGRRIEGIRSNWFPWTMPFNMTGNPAISLPNGFDAAGLPIGIQFIGSLGKDPDLLRLALAFEALTPHHYGKPIA; this is encoded by the coding sequence ATGAACGACTTGAGCTATCTGTCAGCCGTCGAGCTCGGCAAGTTGATCAGGGGCAAGGAGCTCTCCCCGGTCGAGGTCACCCGGGCGACGCTGGATCGCGCCGAACGCCTCCAGCAATCGCTGAACTGCTTCATTACGCTGTGCGGGGACGAGGCCATGGCGGCGGCACGCGCGGCTGAACGCGAGATCATGGCGGGCCACTACCGCGGACCGCTGCACGGAGTGCCATACGCGGCCAAGGACCTGGTCGATACCGCGGGCATCCGCACGACGTATGGCACCGTCGTCTACAAGGACCATGTGCCCGAACAGGATGCCGTTGCGGTGTCGCGGTTGAAGCAGGCCGGCGCCATCCTGTTCGGCAAAACGACGACACCGGAATTCGGTAGCCAGTCGATTACCCGCTCGCCCCTGTTCGGCGACACGCGCAACGCCTGGAGCGCGGAACGCTCCAGCGGAGGATCGAGCGGTGGCGCGGCGGTCGCCGTCGCCTGCGGCATCGGCGCCATCGGCATCGCCACGGATGGCGGCGGCTCCACCCGCATACCCGCATCGGCCAATGGTGTCGTCGGCCTGAAGCAAAGCCTGGGCGTGGTGCCGCATAGCCAGGCCCTCGACGCCTACGGGAACCAGACCTACGTCACGCCGATGTCCCGTACCGTCATGGACACGGTGCTCATGCTGGACGCGATGGCGGGCGAGCATGGCTGCGATCCCTGGTCCATGACGCGCGGCGCCGCGTCGCTTCACGATAACGAAACAGCGCCGTCCTTCCAGGGAAGCAGGATCAAGTACTGCCTGGCGCCACGCGGAAAACTGGTGGAGCCCGCAGTCGAACAGGCTTTCCACGCGGCGCTGGACATCATGGCCGACGCCGGGGCCAGGATCGAGGCGTTCGAGGCAGGCGACGAATTCGACGTCGAGCCGATCTGGCGCACCATCAATCACACCGTATGGCGGACGCGATTCGGCAAGCTGGTCCAGGAGCGGCCGGCGGACTTCAGCGCCACGTTCATCCGCCAGATCGAATCCGCAGGGGAATACACGGCGGCGGACTATCAGGAAGCCATGTTCAGCCGCACGCGCCTGTTCCGTCATGTCGAAAGGCTGTTGGGCGATGCGGACGTCCTGGTTACCCCGACGCTGCTCCGCCCCGCCCTGCCCCTGGACCAGGATCTGTTTTCGCCCTTCGAGATCGCGGGTCGCCGTATCGAAGGTATCCGCAGCAACTGGTTCCCATGGACGATGCCTTTCAACATGACCGGTAATCCGGCAATCAGCCTGCCGAACGGCTTCGATGCCGCCGGCCTTCCGATAGGCATCCAGTTCATCGGGTCCCTGGGCAAGGACCCCGATCTGCTCAGGCTCGCCCTGGCTTTCGAGGCGCTTACCCCGCATCACTACGGGAAGCCGATCGCATAA
- a CDS encoding sigma-70 family RNA polymerase sigma factor, with protein sequence MSANSGEYAYEAALRERWLRAQAGDEAAYREALRGIADALRAYLRRRMSPYPDDIEDVLQETLLALHLQRGTYDPAYAVSAWVTAIARHKVADFWRRHARAGARHEDLDDVDESLFAHDAGAAAASDAQRDLQALMALLPAAQRQAILLTKVQGLSVSEASQRTGSSPAAVKVQVHRGLKRLANMVKGDHR encoded by the coding sequence ATGAGCGCGAACAGTGGCGAGTATGCATACGAGGCGGCCCTGAGGGAGCGCTGGCTACGCGCGCAAGCCGGCGATGAGGCGGCCTATCGCGAGGCCTTGCGCGGTATCGCTGACGCCCTGCGCGCCTATTTGCGCCGCCGGATGTCGCCGTACCCTGACGACATCGAAGACGTCCTGCAGGAAACGCTGCTCGCGCTGCATTTGCAGCGCGGTACCTACGACCCGGCCTATGCCGTCAGCGCGTGGGTGACGGCGATCGCGCGCCACAAGGTGGCCGATTTCTGGCGCCGGCATGCGCGCGCCGGCGCCCGGCACGAAGACCTGGACGACGTGGACGAGTCCCTGTTCGCGCACGATGCCGGCGCCGCCGCCGCGAGCGACGCCCAACGCGATCTGCAAGCCCTTATGGCGCTGTTGCCCGCGGCCCAGCGCCAGGCCATCCTGCTGACCAAGGTCCAGGGGCTGTCGGTGTCCGAAGCCTCGCAGCGCACCGGCAGCTCGCCGGCGGCGGTCAAGGTGCAGGTCCACCGTGGGCTGAAACGACTGGCCAATATGGTCAAAGGCGATCATCGATGA
- a CDS encoding DUF1109 domain-containing protein: MKTDSLIDMLAQGAGPAPRGVVARRLGPAASIGILCSGVLALAVIGPVPHWMLLQAGFWIKLAYAAIMVGTTGLLTARLARPAARVRTPAQALGCAVGAMALVGAAVVVLAPAGERLHAVLGSTWMVCPIYVLCLSLPALVAIIHAMRGLAPTRLRRAGFGGGLLAGALGAAGYSLACPELSPAFVAVWYTAGIGAAGLLGALLGPRLLRW, translated from the coding sequence ATGAAAACCGACTCCTTGATAGACATGCTGGCGCAAGGCGCCGGGCCGGCGCCGCGAGGGGTCGTGGCCCGGCGACTGGGGCCGGCCGCGTCCATCGGCATCCTCTGCAGCGGCGTGCTGGCCCTGGCCGTGATCGGTCCCGTCCCGCACTGGATGCTGCTGCAGGCGGGGTTCTGGATCAAGCTGGCCTACGCCGCCATCATGGTCGGCACGACCGGTTTGCTGACGGCCCGCCTGGCTCGCCCTGCCGCCCGGGTCCGCACTCCGGCCCAAGCGCTGGGATGCGCCGTCGGGGCCATGGCGCTGGTCGGCGCGGCGGTCGTGGTCCTGGCGCCTGCCGGCGAGCGCCTGCATGCCGTGCTGGGGAGTACCTGGATGGTTTGCCCGATTTATGTCCTGTGCCTGTCGCTGCCCGCGCTCGTCGCCATCATCCACGCCATGCGCGGCCTGGCCCCGACCCGGTTGCGCAGGGCGGGTTTCGGCGGGGGCCTGCTGGCCGGCGCCCTCGGTGCGGCGGGCTATTCGTTGGCCTGCCCGGAACTTTCGCCGGCCTTCGTCGCGGTCTGGTATACGGCCGGCATCGGGGCGGCCGGCCTGCTGGGCGCGTTGCTCGGGCCGCGTCTGTTGCGTTGGTGA
- a CDS encoding DoxX family protein — MRSTFQLLGMPQPAAVTNASLYMSWSQLALRLMVGYGFIWHGYAKLGNPAGFANVLHNLGVPGPHPMAWLTILAEIGGGLAVLLGIGIRWASIPMLAVLIVAMVTVHGPYGFSAVKLVSVTPEGIKFGPPGIETNLLYGACLIALVLGGPGPYALGTLLRKSAGS; from the coding sequence ATGCGCAGCACTTTCCAGCTTCTTGGCATGCCCCAGCCGGCGGCAGTCACCAACGCATCGCTCTACATGTCCTGGTCCCAACTGGCCCTGCGCCTGATGGTGGGCTACGGCTTCATCTGGCACGGCTATGCCAAGCTCGGCAACCCCGCCGGCTTCGCCAACGTATTGCACAACCTGGGCGTGCCCGGGCCGCATCCGATGGCATGGCTCACCATACTCGCGGAGATCGGTGGCGGCCTGGCGGTACTGCTCGGAATCGGGATACGCTGGGCCAGCATACCCATGCTGGCCGTGCTGATCGTGGCCATGGTTACCGTGCACGGGCCTTATGGTTTCTCGGCTGTCAAGCTGGTCTCCGTGACGCCGGAGGGAATAAAGTTCGGGCCGCCGGGTATCGAAACCAACCTGCTGTACGGCGCCTGCCTGATCGCGCTTGTGCTGGGCGGCCCGGGACCTTACGCGCTGGGCACGCTGTTGCGCAAGTCCGCCGGCAGCTAG
- a CDS encoding LysR substrate-binding domain-containing protein produces the protein MAQLDRVLRSNIKLRHLQLLVALDQFRHLGRTSELLSVSQPAVSRMLTEIETMLGQVLFLRSTRGTEPTQAGVAMVRFARSVLAQYERTRDEIGALESGAVGRVRVGAMGVALSPLLADAVELLKHHSARATVLIETGDLTNLLPKLRLKEIDLFVGRLEPGYASPDLTTEPLYAEPMVAVVAAGHPLARRRKPGWADLAAMPCVMPPPWASLRVKLEQQFHRYGVQPPEDIIESSSYRAVEVFVRRRGAAGFMAQSAAREAEQAGALSVLRLQVDLDLPSVGIIALRDVRPTPVAMQLMHFLRLAAAEKRPRRRAG, from the coding sequence ATGGCCCAACTCGACCGTGTCCTGCGCAGCAACATCAAGCTGCGGCATCTGCAGCTTCTGGTGGCGCTCGACCAGTTCCGCCACCTGGGGCGCACCTCCGAACTCTTGTCCGTCAGCCAACCCGCCGTGTCGCGGATGCTGACGGAAATCGAAACCATGCTGGGCCAGGTCCTGTTCCTGCGCTCGACGCGCGGTACGGAGCCCACCCAGGCAGGCGTCGCGATGGTGCGTTTCGCGCGATCGGTGCTGGCGCAGTACGAGCGGACCCGGGACGAGATCGGCGCCCTGGAAAGCGGCGCCGTCGGGCGCGTGCGGGTGGGCGCCATGGGCGTCGCCCTCTCGCCACTGTTGGCCGACGCGGTAGAGCTGCTGAAACACCACTCGGCGCGGGCCACGGTGCTGATCGAAACGGGCGACCTGACGAACCTGTTGCCCAAGCTGCGGCTGAAGGAGATCGACCTGTTCGTGGGCCGGCTGGAGCCAGGGTATGCCTCGCCGGACCTGACGACGGAGCCGCTCTATGCGGAACCCATGGTCGCGGTGGTGGCGGCCGGACATCCCCTGGCGCGGCGCCGCAAGCCTGGCTGGGCCGACCTGGCCGCCATGCCATGCGTGATGCCGCCGCCGTGGGCGTCGCTGCGCGTGAAGCTGGAGCAGCAATTCCATCGCTACGGCGTACAGCCACCCGAAGACATCATCGAATCTTCTTCGTATCGGGCGGTCGAGGTCTTCGTAAGGCGCCGGGGCGCGGCAGGCTTCATGGCGCAAAGCGCGGCGCGGGAGGCCGAGCAGGCAGGCGCATTGTCCGTGCTGCGGCTGCAGGTGGACCTGGACCTGCCCAGCGTCGGCATCATCGCGCTGCGCGACGTCAGGCCCACCCCGGTCGCCATGCAGTTGATGCACTTTCTCAGGCTGGCCGCCGCCGAAAAGCGTCCGAGGCGAAGGGCGGGATAA
- a CDS encoding tripartite tricarboxylate transporter substrate binding protein, translating into MKQPHAFQPLRRALLLGGAAAAGAALMPRAARAAAFPDRPITFICPWPVGGTADQSMRVLCQVAAKALDQSIVVENRAGASGMIGAKALASAKPDGYTIGQIPISVTRFSQLGMLAADPRTDFTYIARTSGQTFGIVVKSDSRFKSLADMVQFAKNHPGVVTYGHAGVGGATHVGMEQFAMAAGIRLNAIAYKGGAPALQDLLGGQIDMLADSSSWAPQVQAGKLRLLATWGAQRTPRFSNSPTLQDLGYDVVVEAPNGVGAPKGLDPAVEHVLRDAFRKAVASAEFRQIADRLDAPVMYLDGPDYQRYVAQVYGQETQLIDRLRLKAMLQQG; encoded by the coding sequence ATGAAACAACCTCATGCGTTCCAACCGCTGCGGCGCGCCTTACTCCTCGGCGGGGCGGCCGCCGCCGGCGCGGCCCTCATGCCGCGCGCCGCCCGGGCCGCCGCGTTTCCCGACCGTCCCATTACGTTCATCTGCCCATGGCCGGTGGGCGGCACCGCCGACCAATCGATGCGCGTGCTGTGCCAGGTGGCCGCAAAGGCGCTGGACCAGTCCATCGTCGTCGAGAACCGCGCGGGCGCCTCGGGCATGATAGGCGCCAAGGCGCTCGCCAGCGCGAAGCCGGACGGCTATACCATCGGGCAGATTCCCATCTCCGTGACCCGCTTCTCGCAATTGGGCATGCTGGCTGCCGACCCCCGTACGGACTTCACATATATCGCGCGGACCTCGGGGCAGACATTCGGCATCGTGGTGAAGTCCGACTCGCGCTTCAAAAGCCTGGCGGACATGGTCCAGTTCGCGAAAAACCATCCCGGCGTGGTGACTTACGGCCATGCCGGCGTGGGGGGCGCTACCCACGTCGGCATGGAGCAGTTCGCCATGGCCGCCGGCATCCGGCTCAATGCGATCGCCTATAAAGGCGGCGCCCCGGCGCTGCAGGATCTGCTGGGCGGCCAGATCGACATGCTGGCCGACTCCAGTTCCTGGGCGCCGCAGGTGCAAGCCGGCAAGCTCCGGCTGTTGGCCACCTGGGGCGCCCAGCGCACGCCGCGTTTCAGCAATAGTCCCACCTTGCAAGACCTGGGCTACGACGTCGTGGTCGAGGCGCCCAACGGAGTCGGCGCGCCAAAAGGCCTGGACCCGGCCGTCGAACACGTATTGCGCGACGCCTTTCGCAAGGCGGTCGCGAGCGCCGAGTTCAGGCAGATCGCCGACCGGCTCGATGCGCCGGTCATGTATCTGGACGGGCCGGACTACCAACGCTACGTCGCCCAGGTCTATGGCCAGGAAACACAACTCATCGACCGCCTGCGTTTGAAGGCGATGCTGCAGCAAGGCTGA